Proteins co-encoded in one Nicotiana sylvestris chromosome 7, ASM39365v2, whole genome shotgun sequence genomic window:
- the LOC138873981 gene encoding uncharacterized protein, whose protein sequence is MRLNPEKYAFGVSSVSEVAVSAVLVREDQGKQSPIYYVSKSLLDAETQYPYLEKLALVFIMELSGRLAKWAIELSEYDIICQPRIAIKSQVLANFVADFSQGIQLEAEKELQVFNGSNPGTWTLLTDGSSNVKGAGLVIVLVPPTGETIRQAKTCHPITNNEAEYEVVIAGLELARDLGIEQHGILPEDKRKAQSHRKNVARYCLKKRNLYRKCSVVL, encoded by the exons ATGAGGTTAAATCCTGAGAAATATGCATTTGGCGtctcatcag TTTCAGAAGTGGCGGTAAGTGCAGTATTAGTTCGAGAAGATCAAGGTAAACAGTcaccaatttattatgttagcaaatctttGCTAGATGCTGAGACTCAATATCCTTATTTAGAGAAACTTGCGTTAGTCTTTATTATG GAGTTATCTGGTAGATTAGCCaagtgggctatagaactaagcgAATATGACATTATATGTCAACCTAGAATTGCAATAAAATCACAAGTTTTAGCAAATTTTGTGGcagattttagccaagggatacagttagaagcagaaaaagaactaCAGGTATTTAACGGATCTAATCCAGGAACATGGACCTTATTAACTGACGGTTCATCAaatgtaaaaggagcaggtctggtcattgtcttggtaccacctacgggtgaaaccataaGACAAGCAAAAACGTGCCATCCAATTACTAATaatgaggcagaatatgaagttgtgattgcaggtttagagttGGCACGAGATCTCGGAATAGAGCAG CATGGGATTTTACCTGAGGATAAGAGAAAAGCTCAATCACATCGCAAAAATGTTGCTCGCTACTGTTTAAAGAAAAGAAATCTCTATcgaaaatgttcggtggtcctcTAG